In Acidisarcina polymorpha, the DNA window CTTCAGCCACCCTGTCAGTGCAACAGCGCCGGGATAGTCGGACTCTTCGTAGCCGACCTGCACAAGGCTTATACCGCGACCGGCAGTGATCGCATCCCGGATGTAAGTGGTGCAGTGATCGACTTCTGGTGTGTTTCCAGTGATGATGCAATCGACCCTGGGGTCGCGCAGTACATTGCTTAGGACGAGCGTGGGATACGCGAAGCCATGGATCACCGCGACACGTGTAATCGGCTGATTCGGGTCGCCCACCATTCGTAGCGTGTTTGACTCCAAACGTGTGGAGGAGAAGGTAGCAAGCTCTAAGAGGGTGTTCTTGGGAATGTTGCAGAAGGCTGTAGCCCACTGGTCGCCAGGGTTTTCGGGTTCCGGCTGCCAGCCAAGCTCCCTGGCCAACGCATTTGAGAACCACTTGGGTCGAGCCGTGTCCCAGAGGGTTGCCAAGCGAATAATAAGCAGGTGGTGGTCTTGAATTAGCTGCCGCTTGGCCTTAAGGACAAGGTCACCCGCCATCGCATCCTTCAGACCCACAGACAGATACTCGCCATAGAGATAAAAGGGATGTTCCCTGCAGATAATGCAATTCTTCCCGGTCCGGATCGCCAAGCGAATTGCGTCTACCGAGGGCTCGTTGGCAACCAGAATGCCT includes these proteins:
- a CDS encoding Nif3-like dinuclear metal center hexameric protein, with translation MINRLHTMLGERHKDAMYEGIITGSDDDTVSGILVANEPSVDAIRLAIRTGKNCIICREHPFYLYGEYLSVGLKDAMAGDLVLKAKRQLIQDHHLLIIRLATLWDTARPKWFSNALARELGWQPEPENPGDQWATAFCNIPKNTLLELATFSSTRLESNTLRMVGDPNQPITRVAVIHGFAYPTLVLSNVLRDPRVDCIITGNTPEVDHCTTYIRDAITAGRGISLVQVGYEESDYPGAVALTGWLKGMLPGMPIEAKPSSHELCWLA